One Candidatus Omnitrophota bacterium DNA segment encodes these proteins:
- a CDS encoding KpsF/GutQ family sugar-phosphate isomerase: MKDDLRLAAEVFKVEAKAVADLAGRLNQDFERAVELLLSCKGRVVVTGMGKAGLVAQKISATLSSTGSPSLSLHPAEAIHGDLGRVTSSDVVIALSNSGETEEVLRLLPILKKLGAPVISMTGNPKSQLARNSDVALDVSVHKEACPLQLAPTSSTTAQMAMGDALAVVLIQRRGFQEKDFALFHPGGALGKRLLLKVEDIMRSGQSMCIVPPGMPVREVLLQITQARSGCA, translated from the coding sequence ATGAAGGATGATTTGCGTCTGGCCGCAGAAGTTTTTAAGGTTGAGGCCAAGGCTGTGGCTGATTTGGCCGGCCGCCTTAACCAGGATTTTGAACGCGCGGTGGAACTTTTGCTCAGCTGCAAGGGCCGCGTGGTGGTCACGGGCATGGGCAAGGCCGGTCTGGTGGCCCAGAAAATTTCCGCCACGCTTTCCTCGACAGGGAGTCCCAGCCTTTCTTTACACCCGGCCGAGGCCATTCACGGAGACCTGGGGCGTGTCACAAGTTCGGATGTCGTGATCGCGCTCTCCAATAGCGGAGAGACCGAGGAAGTCCTCAGGCTTCTGCCCATTCTCAAGAAACTCGGCGCGCCTGTCATCAGCATGACCGGGAACCCCAAATCACAGTTGGCCAGGAACAGCGATGTGGCTTTGGATGTGTCCGTGCACAAGGAAGCTTGTCCGCTTCAATTGGCGCCGACTTCCAGCACAACCGCACAGATGGCCATGGGGGATGCCCTGGCAGTGGTCCTGATTCAGCGGCGCGGGTTTCAGGAAAAGGATTTTGCTCTCTTCCATCCGGGCGGGGCGCTGGGCAAGCGTCTCTTGCTCAAGGTGGAAGACATCATGCGCAGCGGCCAGTCCATGTGTATTGTGCCGCCCGGTATGCCGGTGCGTGAAGTGCTGTTGCAGATTACCCAGGCGCGTTCCGGATGCGC
- the kdsA gene encoding 3-deoxy-8-phosphooctulonate synthase, whose translation MNSQTPQLVKVGDVQWGEAQALGLIAGPCVIEGEEHALRHARVLRELAGEFEVPFVFKSSYDKANRTSIHSYRGPGLVQGLKILRTVREEAGVPVLTDVHSPEEAEAAGEIVDVLQIPAFLCRQTDLLIAAARTGKVVNIKKGQFLAPWDMQTAIQKVVESGNPKVMVTERGASFGYNNLVSDPRSIAVLRRLGYPVVFDATHSVQLPGGQGTQSGGQREFVPTLARAAVAAGAHAVFMEVHEDPGAAPSDGPNMIPLDELRPLLRQLVDLSRLVRSWGDLR comes from the coding sequence ATGAACTCCCAAACCCCGCAGCTTGTCAAGGTTGGGGATGTCCAATGGGGAGAAGCTCAAGCTCTGGGTTTGATTGCCGGCCCCTGCGTGATTGAAGGGGAAGAGCATGCCTTGCGCCATGCGCGCGTCCTTCGCGAATTGGCCGGAGAATTTGAAGTGCCCTTTGTCTTTAAGTCGAGTTATGACAAAGCCAATCGCACCTCGATCCATTCCTACCGCGGTCCGGGTTTAGTGCAAGGACTCAAAATTCTCCGGACTGTTCGAGAAGAAGCCGGCGTTCCGGTGCTGACGGATGTGCACAGCCCGGAAGAGGCCGAGGCTGCGGGTGAAATTGTGGATGTGTTGCAGATTCCCGCTTTTTTGTGCCGCCAAACCGATTTGCTGATTGCCGCGGCCCGCACAGGCAAAGTAGTCAATATCAAGAAGGGGCAATTCCTGGCGCCCTGGGACATGCAGACCGCTATCCAAAAGGTGGTGGAGTCCGGCAACCCCAAGGTTATGGTCACGGAACGGGGCGCCTCTTTTGGCTATAACAATCTGGTGAGCGACCCGCGTTCTATTGCCGTGCTGCGCAGGCTCGGTTATCCGGTGGTTTTTGACGCCACGCACAGTGTGCAGCTTCCGGGCGGGCAAGGCACTCAATCCGGCGGCCAACGGGAGTTTGTGCCCACCCTGGCCCGTGCGGCTGTCGCTGCGGGCGCCCACGCCGTGTTTATGGAAGTGCACGAAGATCCCGGCGCGGCGCCCTCGGATGGCCCGAACATGATCCCCTTGGATGAGCTGCGCCCCCTCCTGAGACAACTCGTGGACCTTTCGCGGCTGGTGCGCAGCTGGGGAGATTTACGATGA
- a CDS encoding CTP synthase, whose amino-acid sequence MSKYIFITGGVVSSLGKGIACASIGRLLESHGLKVIIQKCDPYLNVDAGTMNPYQHGEVYVTDDGTETDLDLGHYERFTNQTTTRDHNLTTGTVYNSVITKERRGDYLGGTVQVVPHITNEIKQRIRSLGRRTRADVMIVEIGGTVGDIESLPFLEAIRQLKLELGPENAINVHLTLVPFLNAAGEHKTKPTQHSVGKLREIGLQAEVLLCRTEYRMTRKVRSKIALFCNVHEDAVVEARDVKDIYEVPLSFKEQKLDRLIMRTLKLKGKGRRNQSLDRWRRYVVRPAIDPQHKVCIAVVGKYMEVPDAYKSIFEAVRHGGIANDAQVEIRPVESDLLDAKNAEKLLEGVNGVLVPGGFGARGVEGKVRAVCFARENKVPFLGICLGMQAAVIEFARNVCDLKKAGTTEIDKNVEIPVIALLEEQKNVTAKGASMRLGAYPCRIKSGSLSFQAYRKHQIHERHRHRYEFNNEFKKTLSSRGLKFTGICPKGSLVEIVELANHPWFVGCQFHPEFRSKPDRCHPLFRDFVEAALEHSAR is encoded by the coding sequence ATGAGCAAATACATCTTTATAACAGGCGGTGTGGTTTCAAGCTTAGGCAAGGGGATTGCCTGTGCTTCCATCGGCCGCCTTCTCGAATCGCACGGGCTCAAGGTGATTATTCAGAAGTGCGATCCCTACCTCAATGTGGATGCAGGCACGATGAACCCGTACCAGCACGGGGAAGTTTACGTCACGGATGACGGCACTGAGACCGATCTGGATCTGGGCCACTACGAGCGCTTTACCAATCAAACCACCACACGCGATCACAATCTGACCACCGGCACCGTCTATAACAGCGTGATCACCAAAGAGCGGCGCGGGGACTATCTGGGGGGAACGGTTCAGGTGGTTCCGCACATCACAAACGAGATCAAGCAGCGGATTCGCAGTTTGGGACGGCGCACGCGCGCGGATGTGATGATTGTCGAAATCGGCGGGACAGTGGGAGATATTGAAAGCCTGCCGTTCCTGGAGGCCATCCGGCAACTTAAACTGGAGCTGGGTCCGGAAAATGCGATCAATGTGCATCTGACCTTGGTCCCTTTTCTCAATGCCGCGGGCGAGCACAAAACCAAACCCACCCAACACAGCGTGGGCAAGTTGCGTGAGATCGGATTGCAGGCGGAAGTTCTTCTGTGCCGCACGGAATACCGCATGACCCGCAAGGTGCGCTCCAAGATTGCTCTCTTCTGTAATGTGCATGAGGATGCGGTCGTGGAAGCCCGGGATGTGAAAGACATCTATGAGGTTCCGCTGAGCTTTAAGGAACAGAAGCTGGATCGTCTGATCATGCGCACGCTCAAGCTCAAGGGGAAAGGGCGGCGTAATCAGAGCTTGGACCGCTGGCGGCGTTATGTGGTAAGGCCGGCGATTGATCCTCAACACAAGGTTTGTATTGCGGTGGTCGGGAAGTATATGGAAGTGCCCGATGCCTACAAGTCTATTTTTGAAGCCGTCCGGCACGGCGGTATTGCCAATGACGCACAGGTGGAAATCCGGCCGGTGGAGTCGGATCTCTTGGACGCAAAGAATGCAGAAAAATTATTGGAGGGAGTCAACGGAGTGCTGGTCCCCGGCGGTTTTGGGGCGCGCGGCGTGGAGGGCAAGGTGCGCGCCGTTTGTTTTGCGCGCGAAAACAAGGTGCCCTTTCTGGGCATTTGTTTAGGCATGCAGGCTGCGGTTATCGAGTTTGCGCGCAATGTGTGCGATTTGAAGAAGGCCGGCACGACCGAGATCGATAAGAATGTTGAAATTCCGGTGATTGCTCTCCTGGAAGAACAAAAGAATGTTACGGCCAAGGGTGCTTCCATGCGCCTGGGGGCTTATCCCTGCCGGATCAAGAGCGGCAGCCTCAGTTTTCAAGCCTATCGCAAACACCAGATCCACGAACGCCACCGCCACCGCTATGAATTCAATAACGAATTCAAAAAGACACTGAGTTCTCGCGGATTGAAGTTCACGGGCATCTGTCCCAAAGGGTCTCTTGTGGAGATCGTGGAACTCGCCAACCATCCCTGGTTTGTGGGATGTCAATTCCATCCGGAGTTCAGATCCAAGCCCGATCGCTGTCATCCGCTTTTCCGGGATTTTGTGGAAGCAGCTTTGGAGCACTCGGCCCGATGA
- the kdsB gene encoding 3-deoxy-manno-octulosonate cytidylyltransferase — translation MHATGIIPARFGSTRFPGKPLALLWGKPLIQHVWEKAVQAETLSQVLVATDDERILEAVHGFGGEAIMTSADHPSGSDRVAELARSLKSDIIVNIQGDEPLLEPSSVDAAIRAFEQMPGFSIVTLGTPFRDAREWENPNCVKVLTNAGGYALYFSRAQIPHGYNVRGGNEERVWRHLGLYAYRRDALFEFCKLAPSSLEKLERLEQLRALENGMPVYVVPVEQASIGVDTPEELEKLNQRTA, via the coding sequence TTGCACGCCACCGGGATCATTCCTGCGAGGTTTGGTTCTACACGATTTCCGGGCAAGCCCCTTGCCCTTCTATGGGGGAAACCCCTTATTCAGCATGTTTGGGAGAAGGCTGTTCAGGCCGAAACCCTGTCGCAGGTGCTTGTGGCCACGGATGACGAGCGCATTCTGGAAGCAGTGCACGGTTTTGGAGGCGAGGCCATCATGACCTCCGCAGATCACCCCTCGGGCAGCGACCGGGTGGCGGAGCTTGCGAGATCCCTCAAATCGGATATCATTGTGAATATACAAGGTGATGAGCCCCTGCTGGAGCCCAGCTCCGTGGATGCAGCAATCCGGGCCTTTGAGCAAATGCCCGGATTCTCCATAGTGACGCTGGGTACGCCCTTTCGGGATGCGCGGGAGTGGGAGAACCCCAACTGCGTCAAGGTCCTGACCAATGCCGGCGGATACGCTCTGTACTTTTCAAGAGCCCAGATTCCTCATGGGTACAATGTCCGGGGCGGGAATGAGGAGCGGGTTTGGAGGCATCTGGGCCTTTATGCGTACCGGCGGGATGCTTTGTTTGAGTTTTGTAAGTTGGCCCCGAGCTCTTTAGAAAAGCTGGAACGTTTGGAGCAGCTCAGAGCCTTGGAAAACGGAATGCCGGTTTATGTGGTGCCTGTGGAACAGGCCTCAATCGGCGTGGATACTCCGGAAGAGCTTGAAAAACTAAATCAACGGACGGCATGA